One uncultured Alphaproteobacteria bacterium genomic region harbors:
- the mrcA gene encoding Penicillin-binding protein 1A (Includes: Penicillin-insensitive transglycosylase; Penicillin-sensitive transpeptidase) has translation MMRVLTFVVGFVILVAIAAAGGVGYVFWHYGRDLPDYRQLARYTPDVMTRIYAGDGRLVTEYAIEKRVFVPYNAIPKVVVNAFISAEDQRFFEHIGVDVMGVVRAAVTNVRYAGSGRRPVGASTITQQVAKNFLLTNEVSLSRKIKEAILALRIEQAFTKEHILELYLNEIYLGRGSYGVAAAAMNYFDKSLDELSIAEVAYLAALPKAPNNYNPARYPEAALARRNWVIGRMAEDGHITALDAERAAAEPLTVSTRAETAFLDHSKYFSEDVRRDIVNRYGESALYKGGLAVRTTLEPTLQEVATRTLRDGLLDYDRRHGWRGPLGRIDLDQSWGIRLRDAQIPMGFDDGWQRAVVLKADAQAATIGFVGGRRGTIPFEQMRWARPHRPNQEVGAAPKSVSEVLSPGDIVAVEAVSGGKDVYALRQIPDVDGALVAMDPHTGRVLAMVGGFSHDRSEFNRATQAMRQPGSAFKPFVYLTALENGYKPTDLILDAPFVLDVPGQARWKPQNYSGEFYGPTTLRIGVEKSRNLMTVRLAEAVGMNKVVATARRFGIADRMLPVLSMSLGAGETTVLQLTSAYAMLVNGGKRITPTLIDRIQDRDGKTIYRHDARPCDACNGVFWTGGAVPELSDTRQQIADPISAYQVVHILEGVIERGTGRRISEIGKPLAGKTGTSNDSVDTWFVGFSPDLAVGVFVGFDEPKTLGKHETGSSAAAPIFKEFMATALKDKPGTPFRIPPGTRLIRINHDTGLRAEIGDRNVMFEAFRPGEAPGSARTVTGSGAPVETPADSGVPKAGGLY, from the coding sequence ATGATGCGTGTCCTGACCTTCGTGGTCGGTTTTGTGATTCTGGTGGCGATCGCCGCGGCGGGCGGCGTGGGCTACGTGTTCTGGCACTACGGGCGCGACCTGCCCGACTATCGCCAGCTCGCCCGGTACACGCCCGACGTGATGACCCGCATCTATGCGGGCGACGGCCGTCTCGTCACCGAATACGCGATCGAGAAGCGCGTCTTCGTGCCCTACAACGCGATCCCGAAGGTGGTGGTCAACGCCTTCATTTCCGCCGAGGACCAGCGGTTCTTCGAGCACATCGGCGTCGACGTGATGGGCGTGGTGCGCGCCGCCGTCACCAACGTCCGCTACGCGGGCTCGGGCCGTCGCCCGGTGGGCGCTTCCACCATCACCCAGCAGGTGGCGAAGAACTTCCTCCTCACCAACGAGGTATCGCTCTCGCGCAAGATCAAGGAAGCGATCCTGGCGCTGCGCATCGAGCAGGCGTTCACCAAGGAACACATTCTCGAGCTCTACCTCAACGAGATCTACCTCGGGCGCGGCTCCTACGGCGTCGCCGCCGCGGCGATGAACTACTTCGACAAATCGCTCGACGAACTCAGCATCGCCGAGGTCGCCTATCTCGCGGCGCTGCCGAAGGCGCCCAACAACTACAATCCCGCGCGCTATCCCGAGGCGGCGCTGGCGCGGCGCAACTGGGTGATCGGGCGGATGGCCGAGGACGGCCACATCACCGCCCTCGACGCCGAGCGCGCCGCCGCCGAGCCGCTGACGGTCTCCACCCGCGCCGAGACCGCGTTCCTCGACCACTCGAAATACTTTTCCGAGGACGTGCGCCGCGACATCGTCAACCGCTACGGCGAGAGCGCGCTCTACAAGGGCGGCCTCGCGGTGCGCACCACCCTCGAACCGACGTTGCAGGAGGTGGCGACGCGCACCCTGCGCGATGGCCTTCTCGATTACGATCGCCGCCACGGCTGGCGCGGCCCGCTCGGGCGCATCGATCTCGACCAGAGCTGGGGCATCCGCCTGCGCGACGCGCAGATCCCGATGGGGTTCGACGACGGCTGGCAGCGCGCGGTGGTGCTGAAGGCCGACGCCCAGGCGGCGACGATCGGTTTCGTCGGCGGCCGACGCGGCACGATTCCGTTCGAACAGATGCGCTGGGCGCGTCCGCATCGCCCCAACCAGGAGGTGGGCGCCGCGCCCAAGTCCGTGTCCGAGGTGCTCTCTCCCGGCGACATCGTCGCGGTGGAGGCGGTTTCGGGCGGCAAGGACGTCTACGCGCTGCGGCAGATCCCCGACGTCGACGGCGCGCTGGTGGCGATGGACCCGCACACCGGCCGGGTGCTGGCGATGGTCGGCGGCTTCTCCCACGACCGTTCCGAGTTCAACCGCGCCACCCAGGCGATGCGGCAGCCGGGCTCGGCGTTCAAGCCGTTCGTCTACCTCACCGCGCTCGAAAACGGCTACAAGCCCACCGACCTGATTCTCGACGCGCCGTTCGTGCTCGACGTGCCCGGTCAGGCGCGCTGGAAGCCGCAGAACTATTCGGGCGAGTTCTACGGCCCGACCACGCTCCGCATCGGCGTCGAGAAGTCGCGCAACCTGATGACGGTGCGCCTCGCCGAGGCGGTGGGGATGAACAAGGTGGTGGCGACCGCGCGCCGCTTCGGCATCGCCGACCGGATGCTGCCGGTGCTGTCGATGTCGCTCGGCGCGGGCGAGACCACGGTGCTGCAGCTCACCTCCGCCTACGCGATGCTGGTGAACGGCGGCAAACGCATCACCCCGACGCTGATCGATCGCATCCAGGACCGCGACGGCAAGACCATCTATCGCCACGACGCCCGCCCGTGCGACGCCTGCAACGGCGTGTTCTGGACCGGCGGCGCGGTGCCCGAGCTTTCTGACACCCGGCAGCAGATCGCCGACCCGATCAGCGCCTATCAGGTGGTGCACATTCTCGAGGGCGTGATCGAGCGCGGCACCGGCCGCCGGATCTCCGAGATCGGCAAGCCGCTCGCGGGTAAGACCGGTACCTCGAACGACAGCGTCGACACCTGGTTCGTCGGCTTCTCGCCCGATCTCGCGGTCGGCGTGTTCGTCGGCTTCGACGAGCCCAAGACTCTCGGCAAGCACGAGACCGGCTCGTCGGCCGCCGCGCCGATCTTCAAGGAATTCATGGCGACCGCGCTCAAGGACAAGCCCGGCACGCCGTTCCGCATTCCCCCCGGCACCCGGCTCATCCGCATCAATCACGATACCGGCCTGCGCGCCGAGATTGGCGATCGTAACGTGATGTTCGAGGCGTTCCGCCCCGGCGAAGCACCCGGATCGGCCCGTACCGTCACCGGGTCCGGCGCGCCGGTGGAGACGCCCGCGGACTCCGGGGTTCCCAAGGCGGGCGGTCTTTATTAA
- a CDS encoding N-acetylmuramoyl-L-alanine amidase: MGLACGVWGAFVPLARAAGGNVVSGVRLGGNAQSTRLVLDLAEAPKHQAFNLADPYRIVFDFPEFDWRVAPEHMPGATGLIKNLRAGLFQPGTFRLVVDLSGPAEIQRTLILPPQSGFNWRFVVDFAPTSREVFMARVTPGTDAVPAKAAEPAVTERQRRAASTKPVVVLDPGHGGVDPGAIGVGGVYEKHITLAMAKQLKAQLERTGRYRVVLTRDRDIFIPLRERVAIARRAKGDLFISLHADSHPNRNTRGLSIYTLSEKSSDREAQLLAEKENKADIIAGMDFSEESPEVTGILIDLAQRESMNLSAQFASLAVGELDRKVRTLDNTHRFAGFAVLKAPDIPSVLLEMGYLSNPDEVRMLQQAQYRDRMADSMVHAIDRYFDQTQSAQRP; encoded by the coding sequence ATGGGGCTGGCCTGCGGCGTCTGGGGCGCGTTCGTGCCGCTGGCGCGCGCCGCCGGGGGGAACGTGGTGTCCGGCGTGCGGCTCGGCGGCAACGCCCAGTCCACCCGGCTCGTGCTCGATCTCGCCGAAGCGCCGAAGCATCAGGCGTTCAATCTCGCCGATCCGTACCGCATCGTCTTCGACTTTCCCGAGTTCGATTGGCGCGTCGCGCCCGAACACATGCCGGGCGCCACCGGTCTGATCAAGAACCTGCGTGCCGGGCTGTTCCAGCCGGGCACCTTCCGTCTCGTCGTCGATCTCTCCGGTCCGGCGGAAATCCAGCGCACCCTGATCCTGCCGCCGCAGTCCGGTTTCAACTGGCGGTTCGTCGTCGATTTCGCACCGACCTCGCGCGAGGTGTTCATGGCGCGCGTCACCCCCGGCACCGACGCCGTGCCCGCCAAGGCCGCCGAGCCCGCGGTCACCGAACGCCAGCGCCGCGCCGCTTCGACGAAGCCGGTGGTGGTGCTCGACCCCGGTCACGGCGGCGTCGATCCCGGCGCGATCGGCGTCGGCGGCGTCTACGAGAAGCACATCACCCTGGCGATGGCCAAGCAGTTGAAGGCGCAGCTCGAACGCACCGGTCGCTATCGCGTGGTGCTGACGCGCGATCGCGACATTTTCATTCCCCTGCGCGAGCGCGTGGCGATCGCCCGCCGCGCCAAGGGCGATCTGTTCATTTCGCTGCATGCCGACAGCCACCCCAACCGCAATACCCGCGGCCTGTCGATCTACACCCTGTCGGAGAAGTCTTCCGACCGCGAGGCGCAGCTCCTCGCCGAGAAGGAAAATAAGGCCGACATCATCGCCGGGATGGACTTCTCCGAGGAGAGCCCGGAGGTCACCGGCATCCTCATCGATCTGGCGCAGCGCGAATCGATGAACCTTTCGGCGCAGTTCGCCTCGCTTGCGGTGGGCGAACTCGACCGCAAGGTGCGCACCCTCGACAACACCCACCGCTTCGCCGGGTTCGCGGTGCTGAAGGCGCCGGACATTCCCTCGGTGCTGCTGGAGATGGGCTACCTCTCCAACCCCGACGAGGTGCGCATGCTGCAGCAGGCGCAGTATCGCGACCGCATGGCGGACTCGATGGTCCACGCGATCGACCGCTACTTCGACCAGACCCAGAGCGCCCAGCGCCCGTGA